A genomic region of Dermacentor andersoni chromosome 9, qqDerAnde1_hic_scaffold, whole genome shotgun sequence contains the following coding sequences:
- the LOC126528614 gene encoding uncharacterized protein codes for MQVSTSYALFAKKSSNYILVQFPSPHCCVAIAVECAHVIHSLLMLSGDVEANPGPEGNAAVLAELQKLNVGQTLLITEIQGLKTQLNTTDQTIASLDKRMADLETHYQTLLYLRNDIEIMQSTTIDQAKKIKELETRLDDAENQSRRNNLIFYGIPDPASAETWAESEKLVIDVCRKNLDITLDPNDIERAHRLGNHSADRIRPVIVKFLSQNTKDALLSNGRKLKDTNYSIGEDFSRTVRHARKQLLVFAKANSNKYSLRFKTLHIGSKGYVFDASSQAVKEIA; via the coding sequence ATGCAGGTCAGTACATCGTATGCCCTCTTCGCTAAAAAATCCAGTAATTATATTTTGGTGCAGTTTCCGAGCCCGCACTGCTGTGTTGCCATTGCCGTTGAGTGTGCACACGTAATTCATTCCTTGCTCATGCTATCAGGTGACGTTGAGGCTAAccctggccctgagggtaatgcTGCCGTACTCGCTGAACTACAGAAGCTAAACGTGGGACAGACCCTGTTGATTACGGAAATACAGGGCCTCAAAACACAGCTGAACACAACAGACCAAACCATAGCAAGCCTAGACAAACGAATGGCCGATCTCGAAACGCATTACCAAACACTTCTTTACCTCAGAAACGATATTGAAATAATGCAGTCAACCACAATCGACCAAGCTAAAAAGATTAAAGAACTAGAAACACGCCTGGATGACGCGGAAAACCAATCACGTCGGAATAACCTTATTTTCTATGGCATCCCTGACCCTGCTAGCGCTGAAACATGGGCTGAGTCAGAAAAACTAGTCATTGATGTTTGCCGCAAAAATCTTGATATTACCTTGGACCCTAACGACATTGAAAGAGCGCATCGCCTCGGAAATCATTCAGCCGACCGAATTCGTCCCGTAATCGTAAAATTCCTATCTCAAAATACCAAAGACGCACTGTTATCAAATGGCCGTAAATTGAAAGACACAAACTACAGTATTGGAGAGGACTTCTCCCGCACCGTTCGACACGCGCGTAAACAGTTACTAGTGTTTGCCAAAGCCAATTCTAACAAGTACTCCTTGCGCTTCAAAACCCTGCACATCGGCTCAAAAGGCTATGTATTTGACGCATCATCCCAAGCCGTTAAGGAAATAGCATAG